The nucleotide sequence CTTATTCGATCGCGAGCCGCCGAAACTTGAGTGCTGCTCTGAAAAGGGGTATCGGAGAAATCAGCCCATTTTACGAGCTCAAGGCGTGTCACCGGACTCTTTACCAAGCAGTGATTTGCCAGCGTGACACATCGTACGTCTGCCGAATGAATATTCGGAACAACTGTCCTAACGGCGTCGACTAGGCGCGAAAATGGCTCAGAGTACTCCTCGAAAACCGGTCGCCTCATGAGCATGTCATGGAGGACGGCGCCGAGCTGATAAAAAGTCAACGCCCGCCAGCCATCCAATGTGTCGGCCTCTTGGCGAAGTAAGAACTCGGGAGAGCTGTAGCGCAATGTGCCGATAAAGGATCGCTGGTCAACGTCGGTCAGATTGGATAGCCCAATCGGCCGCAGCACTCCCAAATCTAGAAGGATTGCCTTTGAGAAATCGGGGGTTATTGCGATGTTCTCTGGCTTTATGTCCCGGTGAGCCATTCCGCGGTCCTCCAAGAATCGCGCTGCGGAAGCTACTTGGGAAATCAGCTTGGGTATCGCCTCTTGCGGCAGGGCTGTAATAACTTGGTGCAGGTTTGGATAGGGCAGTCGCTCCATTGCGACGAACAAGTGCCCAGTGTCCGAGCACTCGCCGCCGTCAAGGATGCGTACTAAATTCGGATGCTCTGCATTGATGAGGCTTTTTTCGCGGAGGATGCGCTCAAGCTGAGTTGCCTTTCCGTATCGCTCAACGAGTTCAGGATGAAATATCTTAACAGCGGCTTTACAGCTATCTCTTGTCGCTGGAAGCACCACGGCTGACTTGCCGTTGCCGAAGCAGCCATCAATGTTCCAGCCACCGACTGCTCGCCCTTGTAGGCTGTCTGTCAATTGTTTGGCTTGTGTCGAGTCCACGAATATCTCTAGGGTTCGTTATGTTCGGCTAGGGGTAGCGCGTTGCTCGAGGCCGTGATCCTAGCTCATTGATCGTTCCTGTAAGAGAGTGTAACAGTCGATCACGGCGGCTACACGCTTCAGAGCCACGCGCAATGCGACTAAACTTGTCGACAGTACGGCGAAACAGAGTAGCTTCACCCGTGCGATCGCGCCTCGGGCAACGTTCAGCGTCAGACAGGAGGCCCCAACGAGCCCACATGCATTGAGAAAAACTCTGCATGGCTCCACGCCTGACCCGAGTCAGTGCATTGAGCCCGGAAAAACTTCATACCCTGTCCCGCATTGAACGCCGGCCGCAGCCAGGCGGGCATCTCCCCCTGCCCGTCCCAGCTCATCCCCTCGGCGTTGCCGGTAGCAAACCGGGAGGCGGATGGCGGGGGGGCGGCGAATCGAAGCCCCGCTGCCTCCAGATCCTCCATCGTCAGGCCGTAGTCGGTCCATCTGGGGCTAGATCCAGCGGATCGCGTCCGCCCGCTCATTTTTAGTTGCCATCGTTGGCGTTATCAGGGTTGAGGAGCACCGCAGGCGCGCTCGATTCCTCCTTCGCCTTCGGCG is from Cupriavidus sp. P-10 and encodes:
- a CDS encoding protein kinase domain-containing protein, producing MDSTQAKQLTDSLQGRAVGGWNIDGCFGNGKSAVVLPATRDSCKAAVKIFHPELVERYGKATQLERILREKSLINAEHPNLVRILDGGECSDTGHLFVAMERLPYPNLHQVITALPQEAIPKLISQVASAARFLEDRGMAHRDIKPENIAITPDFSKAILLDLGVLRPIGLSNLTDVDQRSFIGTLRYSSPEFLLRQEADTLDGWRALTFYQLGAVLHDMLMRRPVFEEYSEPFSRLVDAVRTVVPNIHSADVRCVTLANHCLVKSPVTRLELVKWADFSDTPFQSSTQVSAARDRIRQRQKYFHAAATETVVQPADQRRLTRLALDDLCNRLESRIAALMNYLQCFPLRATKSNKDVNNRRSTICVHFEPDDEMGLKHRLTVMFDICLIDFNNGTPIYKAATSATLSEEEVGADQLQPAKQFFVGEIQQLLDGPELEQQFLEALEGAYQTYEQGDAPPSGDVLRLTKE